One Streptomyces sp. CNQ-509 DNA window includes the following coding sequences:
- the glpK gene encoding glycerol kinase GlpK has protein sequence MYSPRAGVPAQRHGPGDRCDVSEQEQTVTDDFSAPSPQRPGPFIAAIDQGTTSSRCIVFDTDGRIVSVDQKEHEQIFPKPGWVEHNATEIWRNVQQVVDGAVAKAGITRTDVKAIGITNQRETTLLWDKHTGEPVANAIVWQDTRTAELCRQLGGTQGQDRFRAATGLPLASYFAGPKIRWLLDNTPGLLARAEAGDILFGTMDSWVIWNLTGGPGRGVHVTDVTNASRTMLMNLETLDWDPAICEAMGVPLAVLPQIRSSAEVYGHAASGTLTGIPVASALGDQQAALFGQTCFDQGEAKSTYGTGTFLLMNTAGEPVHSENGLITTVGYRIGDQSAVYALEGSIAITGALVQWMRDQMGIISTAAEIETLALSVEDNGGAYFVPAFSGLFAPYWRDDARGVIAGLTRYVTKAHLARAVLEATAWQTREIVDAMTKDSGVELTSLKVDGGMTANNLLMQTLADVLDAPVVRPLVAETTCLGAAYAAGLAVGYWPDTDALRANWRRAAEWTPRMDETTREREYKDWLKAVQRTMGWTEDTRGPGLR, from the coding sequence TGACCGACGATTTCAGCGCCCCCTCCCCGCAGCGCCCCGGCCCGTTCATTGCGGCTATCGATCAGGGGACGACTTCGAGCCGGTGCATCGTGTTCGACACCGATGGCCGGATCGTGTCGGTGGACCAGAAGGAACACGAGCAGATCTTCCCCAAGCCCGGCTGGGTCGAGCACAACGCCACCGAGATCTGGCGCAACGTCCAGCAGGTCGTCGACGGCGCCGTCGCCAAAGCCGGCATCACCCGCACCGACGTCAAAGCCATCGGCATCACCAACCAACGCGAAACCACCCTGCTCTGGGACAAGCACACCGGCGAACCCGTCGCCAACGCCATCGTCTGGCAAGACACCCGCACCGCCGAACTCTGCCGCCAACTCGGCGGCACCCAAGGACAAGACCGCTTCCGCGCCGCCACCGGCCTGCCCCTGGCCTCCTACTTCGCCGGCCCCAAAATCCGCTGGCTCCTCGACAACACCCCCGGCCTCCTCGCCCGCGCCGAAGCCGGCGACATCCTCTTCGGCACCATGGACTCCTGGGTCATCTGGAACCTCACCGGAGGCCCCGGCCGCGGCGTCCACGTCACCGACGTCACCAACGCCTCCCGCACCATGCTCATGAACCTCGAAACCCTCGACTGGGACCCCGCCATCTGCGAAGCCATGGGCGTCCCCCTCGCGGTCCTCCCCCAGATCCGCTCCTCCGCCGAGGTCTACGGCCACGCCGCCTCCGGCACCCTCACCGGCATCCCGGTCGCCTCCGCACTGGGCGACCAGCAAGCCGCACTCTTCGGACAGACCTGCTTCGACCAGGGCGAAGCCAAATCCACCTACGGCACCGGCACCTTCCTCCTCATGAACACCGCCGGCGAACCCGTCCACTCCGAAAACGGCCTCATCACCACCGTCGGCTACCGCATCGGAGACCAGAGCGCCGTCTACGCCCTGGAAGGCTCCATCGCCATCACCGGCGCCCTGGTCCAGTGGATGCGCGACCAGATGGGCATCATCTCCACCGCCGCCGAAATCGAAACCCTCGCCCTGAGCGTCGAAGACAACGGCGGCGCCTACTTCGTCCCCGCCTTCTCCGGCCTCTTCGCCCCCTACTGGCGCGACGACGCCCGCGGCGTCATCGCCGGACTCACCCGCTACGTCACCAAAGCACACCTCGCCCGCGCCGTCCTGGAAGCCACCGCCTGGCAGACCCGCGAAATCGTCGACGCCATGACCAAAGACTCCGGCGTCGAACTCACCTCCCTCAAAGTCGACGGCGGCATGACCGCCAACAACCTCCTCATGCAAACCCTCGCCGACGTCCTCGACGCCCCCGTCGTCCGCCCCCTGGTCGCCGAAACCACCTGCCTGGGCGCCGCCTACGCCGCCGGACTCGCCGTCGGCTACTGGCCCGACACCGACGCCCTGCGCGCCAACTGGCGCCGCGCCGCCGAATGGACCCCCCGCATGGACGAAACCACCCGCGAACGCGAATACAAGGACTGGCTCAAAGCAGTCCAGCGCACCATGGGCTGGACGGAGGACACCCGGGGTCCGGGCCTGCGGTGA